Below is a genomic region from Mesorhizobium sp. NZP2298.
GCTGCCGGCGCCCGAGATCGGCCAGGTCGTGGTCAAGCTGAAGACGGCGGGCTACCAGGTCGGCTTCCAGGCCGAGGATATCTGGGCGTTCGCGTAAGGTTTACCCATCAACGGCGGCAGTGGCTCCGCGTCGTTCAGCCATATAGCGGCCCGGCGAGGTACCGAACGCTTTTCGGAACATCGTGACGAAACTGCCCGCGCTTTCATAGCCAAGGTCGAGCGCCACGCTCTGGATCGAGGCGCCCGCCGCCATCCACTGTAGCGCAAGCATGATCGTCAGTTGCTGGCGCCAGCGGCCGAAGCTCATGCCCGTCTCGCGCGTGAGAATGCGTGCAAACGTCCGCTCGCTGAGACCGGCGCGTCTCGCCCATGTCTCCATCGTGCCGCGATCGGCGGGGTCGGCCATCATCGCCTCGACGATCCGGCGCAGCCGATCGTCTCGCGGCATCGGCAGGTGCAGATGCTCGACCGGAGCCGCGGCGATCTCATCGAGCAAAAGCGTGCCCAGATGCGATTCTCGGCCGCCTTCGGGATAGTCCAGGGGAAAGCTGGCGGCGCGGATCAGCAATTCGCGCAGCAGTGGTGAGACGGACAGCGTACAGCAGGTGGCCGGCAAGGCAGCCGCCATCGCGGGATCGATAAAGACATTATAGCCTTCAATTGGTCCGGACGCCTTGATGGCGTGCACGGCACCGCCGGGCATCCAGATCGCGCAATGTGGCGGCACCAGCCACAGACCGCTCTCGACTTCGCATGTGAAGACGCCGCGCATTGTGAGCAGCAGCTGAGCCTTGCGGTGCGCGTGATGGCTGAGCTCGATGACGCCTGTGGCCAGCGTCAAGCCATAGACCATCACTGGTCGAGGCACATCGTCCGGATCGGGAAAATCGGCAGGTTTGGGATGCGATTCGATAATGGGCATCTGGTCTGCTGGCTTTCCACATTGGCAGGATCTCGAAACATTTTGTCATATTTGCCCGATGTCGCCAATCGCTTGAGATTGTAGTGATTGTCCTCGAACCTAAGGGAAATGCCACCAAGGAGCCCATTAGGAGGCCATGGAGAAGGGGTATTGAGGTCGTATCCGTCGCGCCCTCTCAATGCCCACCCAAACGTGGAGTGCCGCCATGAACAAGCCGGTTGATACCGCCGCCCTGTTGAAAGCAACCATGGGCGCGACCCCGCCGCCGATGAACTCTCGGATTATCGGTCATCTCGATTATGCCGCGCTGCGCTGGATCGCGGCTTCGCCGTTGATGTTCGCAGCGTTCGGAGACAGCTCCGGGCTCGGCGTCACCCTCGGCGGTGGCGTTACTGGTTTCGCCAGCGGCGACACATACGAACTGCGGTTGCCGGTTGCGATGCTCGACGATCCGGCCTTGGCCGTGCCTGGCCAGGGTTTTGGCTCGCTGTTCCTGCTGCCATGCGTCGGCGAGACGATGCGCGTCAACGGCACGGTGAGGGAGGTTCGGAATGGCGAAATCCGCATTGCCGTCGAGGAATGCTATGGCCATTGCGACAAGGCGTTGATCCGCTCCGAATATTGGGCGGCCCTGTTCGAGATGCTGGCGCCGCAAGGCGTCAGCGCGTTCGCTGCCGCCAACCGCTTCATGGCGCTGGCGACCGTCGATGCGTGGGGCCGTGTCGAGCTCAGTCCCAAGGACGATCCGGCCGGCATACTGGCGCGGAGCGGCGGGAACGGTTTCACGGAGCGTCCGGGCAATCGCGTCTTCGGCGATCATCTTGCGCAGCCGCAGGTCGCTGCCCTGGTGCTGGTCCTGGGTTCGGCGCAGGTCGTTCGTGTGTCGGGCACCGTCCGCATATCAGCCGATCAGACCGCATGCGCACCATTCGTCTTCCAGGACGAGACGGCAGCGCTGGTCGCCATCATCGAGGACCCCGCCGCCGAGTTCGGCGAGAGCTCGACCCTTCTGCGCCTCGGCGATTGGCCCGGCAGGCCACCAGTCCGCGCGATGGAGGCGGCCAAGCCATTCGCCGCGCACATCAGGCCCGGCCGGCACACGGGCCTCGGCGCCGAACTTGCGAGTGCTGCCGTGTCGGTTCCCGGCGTTTCCGATCTTTTGCGGAAAGGTCTGGAAACGGACCGCCAGGGCTACCTCCGTTCGGTTCCACCGTGATCGGCTCGCGGTGCCGATATCCCGCCCAGACGCTATAATGGAGTGATGCTTTTGACCAATTCTGCCCACCGCTTCCAGGAGACGACGTCTTCGCCTCAGCCGGGCTACGTCACGCGGACCTTGCTGCGATGGTTGATGCGCCCAGCGCGCGTTGCCGCCGTGGAGGCCCTGTCGCAGCATTTCCGCCTGATCGATCTTGAAGGCGAGGCGCTTAAGGGGATCGCCTGGGCGGTCGGCCAGAAGCTGCAGATATCCATGGGCACGGGCCTGACTGCCCGAACCTATACGCCGATATCCTGGGACGCGGAACGCGGCAGGACACGGCTGCTCGCCTTCGCGCATGGCGACGGTCCCGGCAGCCGGTGGGCTGATGCCTTGCGCGAAGGCGATAGTTGCCAGTTCTTCGGGCCACGCCGTTCGCTCGACCTCTCCGGCCTTGAGGCAACGATGGTGCTGTTCGGGGACGAAACTTCCTTCGCCCTGGCGGCGGCATTCCACGCCATTCCCAGATCGCGCGTGAGCTGTATTTTCGAAGCGACTGATATTGCGGAATCGCAGCCGGTACTGGAGGCGATCGGCCTTGGCGGTGCGACGCTGATTGCGCGTGCCACCGACGATGCGCATCTCACCGCGGCTTCAGTCGAGGTGGCCACGCATGCTGCCGGCGGTGCGTATGTCATCCTGACAGGCAAGGCGCGGTCGATCCAGCATGTGAGCCGCGTGCTGAAAACCGAGGGCGTCGGATCGTCACGGGTGAAAGCCAAGGCCTATTGGGCGCCGGGCAAGGTCGGGCTGGACTGAGCCACGAACAGAACCATTCTGTCGTCTGGTCGCTCGGCTTTTTACCAATGTCGCAAACAGGCTTCATCAGGCCCACCGCTCCGCCCTATAGTCCGCCCGCTTTATCACTTTGGAGTCGCGGGCAATGGCAGAGTTTCCGAAAAAGGCGAAGGTCGTCATCATTGGCCTCGGCGGTATTGTCGGCGCGTCGATCGCCCATCACCTGATCGAACGTGGCTGGGACGACATTGTCGGCATCGACAAGTCGGGCATCCCGACAGACATCGGTTCGACCGCGCACGCCTCTGATTTCTGCTACACCACCAGCCATGATTTCCTGTCCTGCTGGACGACGCTCTATTCCATCGATTTCTACGAGAAGATGGGCCACTACGCCCGCATCGGCGGCCTTGAAGTGGCCCGTGTCGGCGACGACGGCCGCATGGACGAGATCAAGCGCAAGATCGCCTCGGCGAAAGCTTTCGGCACACGCGCCCGCCTGATCGAACCGGCCGAGATCAAGGAAAAGTTCCCGCTGATCGAACAGGACATGGTCCAGGGCGGCCTGTGGGATCCGGACGCCGGCCTCGTCATTCCACGCTCGCAGACCGTTGCCGGCAAGCTGGTCGACCAGGCGGAGGCGTCGGGGAAGCTGAAATCCTTCGCCAACACGCCCGCCAAGTCGCTCGTGGTCAAGGACGGCCGCATCAGCGCCGTGGTGACGGACCGCGGTACCATCGAGGCCGACTATGTCATCGTCTGCGCCGGCATCTGGGGCCGGCTGATCGCGGAAATGGTCGGCGAGGACCTGCCGGTCATGCCGATCGATCATCCGCTGACCTTCTTCGGGCCTTACAACGAGTTCGCCGGCACCGGCAAGGAGATCGGCTGGCCGCTGCTGCGCGACCAGGGCAACTCGGCCTACATGCGCGACACTGGCGATCCCAAGACCGCCGAAGGCGGGCAAATCGAATGGGGTTACTACGAAGAGACCAATCCGCGCCTTTGTCATCCGCGCGACCTGCTGGAGAAGGACCAGGCCCGTCTTTCGCCGTCGCAGCGCGATCTCGACATGGAGCAGATCCTGGCGCCGCTCGAGCGCGCCATGGAGTTGACGCCGATCCTGGGCGAGCTCGGCTACAATGAAAGCCATTCCTTCAACGGCCTGCTGCAGGTGACGGCCGATGGCGGTCCGTCGATGGGCGAAAGCCAGAAGGTGAGGGGCCTGTGGTATGCCGTCGCCATCTGGGTCAAGGACGGGCCCGGCATGGGCAAGCTGATCGCCGACTGGATGACCGACGGCCGCACCGCGATCGATCATCACGCCATTGACTATGCCCGCTTCTATCCGCACCAGACCAAGGAGCAGTTCATCTGGGATCGCTGCACCGAGACGGCGATGAAGGTCTACAATCCCGCGGTGCATCCGCGCGAACCGTTCTCCAAGGGCCGCAACATCAGGCGCTCGCCGTTCTGGGAGCGCGAGAAGGAACTCGGCGGCTACTTCATGGAACTGGGCGGCTGGGAGCGCGCCCATGGCTATGCCGCCAACGAGCATCTGCTGGAAAAATACGGCAACCGGGTGCCGGTGCGCGAGAACGAGTGGGACAACCGCCATTTCTGGCGCGTCTCCAATGCCGAGCATCTGGCGATGA
It encodes:
- a CDS encoding pyridoxamine 5'-phosphate oxidase family protein; this translates as MNKPVDTAALLKATMGATPPPMNSRIIGHLDYAALRWIAASPLMFAAFGDSSGLGVTLGGGVTGFASGDTYELRLPVAMLDDPALAVPGQGFGSLFLLPCVGETMRVNGTVREVRNGEIRIAVEECYGHCDKALIRSEYWAALFEMLAPQGVSAFAAANRFMALATVDAWGRVELSPKDDPAGILARSGGNGFTERPGNRVFGDHLAQPQVAALVLVLGSAQVVRVSGTVRISADQTACAPFVFQDETAALVAIIEDPAAEFGESSTLLRLGDWPGRPPVRAMEAAKPFAAHIRPGRHTGLGAELASAAVSVPGVSDLLRKGLETDRQGYLRSVPP
- a CDS encoding siderophore-interacting protein is translated as MTNSAHRFQETTSSPQPGYVTRTLLRWLMRPARVAAVEALSQHFRLIDLEGEALKGIAWAVGQKLQISMGTGLTARTYTPISWDAERGRTRLLAFAHGDGPGSRWADALREGDSCQFFGPRRSLDLSGLEATMVLFGDETSFALAAAFHAIPRSRVSCIFEATDIAESQPVLEAIGLGGATLIARATDDAHLTAASVEVATHAAGGAYVILTGKARSIQHVSRVLKTEGVGSSRVKAKAYWAPGKVGLD
- a CDS encoding AraC family transcriptional regulator; this translates as MPIIESHPKPADFPDPDDVPRPVMVYGLTLATGVIELSHHAHRKAQLLLTMRGVFTCEVESGLWLVPPHCAIWMPGGAVHAIKASGPIEGYNVFIDPAMAAALPATCCTLSVSPLLRELLIRAASFPLDYPEGGRESHLGTLLLDEIAAAPVEHLHLPMPRDDRLRRIVEAMMADPADRGTMETWARRAGLSERTFARILTRETGMSFGRWRQQLTIMLALQWMAAGASIQSVALDLGYESAGSFVTMFRKAFGTSPGRYMAERRGATAAVDG
- a CDS encoding GcvT family protein, whose protein sequence is MAEFPKKAKVVIIGLGGIVGASIAHHLIERGWDDIVGIDKSGIPTDIGSTAHASDFCYTTSHDFLSCWTTLYSIDFYEKMGHYARIGGLEVARVGDDGRMDEIKRKIASAKAFGTRARLIEPAEIKEKFPLIEQDMVQGGLWDPDAGLVIPRSQTVAGKLVDQAEASGKLKSFANTPAKSLVVKDGRISAVVTDRGTIEADYVIVCAGIWGRLIAEMVGEDLPVMPIDHPLTFFGPYNEFAGTGKEIGWPLLRDQGNSAYMRDTGDPKTAEGGQIEWGYYEETNPRLCHPRDLLEKDQARLSPSQRDLDMEQILAPLERAMELTPILGELGYNESHSFNGLLQVTADGGPSMGESQKVRGLWYAVAIWVKDGPGMGKLIADWMTDGRTAIDHHAIDYARFYPHQTKEQFIWDRCTETAMKVYNPAVHPREPFSKGRNIRRSPFWEREKELGGYFMELGGWERAHGYAANEHLLEKYGNRVPVRENEWDNRHFWRVSNAEHLAMSEDCGIVNLSHFSMYDVEGPDHVALLEWLCAAKIGGDNNIGKGIYTHFLDEEGMVRADFTVIRMADRCRVIDGADAGPRDFRYMQRTAQDKGFDVTITDVTEKYVTIGIWGPNARATLQKVVENPDGLSVENFPFAAIKPIRIGGKDVTAFRISYVGEQGWELHMRYEDGLAVWDALRTTGVMPFGVETYANTRRMEKSLRLQNADLLTEYNLLEADLARPKVKENDFCGKAKHLEYRAREHQPATLCTLVMTENTDSKGVARYPVGTMPVLDPATGETLVDELGRRSFTTSVAYGPTIGKNIALAYLPHSYAQEGRKLKVEYFGETYPVEVAGVGYKPLYDPENLKPRS